One window of the Nodosilinea sp. PGN35 genome contains the following:
- a CDS encoding GNAT family N-acetyltransferase, translating into MGKTSWNLTLSTERLILRPQQPNAYEAWYVGFTGRLPSQHKYDEGFVNLEGCDSNWFAGLCQRHQQQAITDQSYIFAIFLQETGQHLGHVDLSTIRREENQWANLGYGIHNQYHRQGFGKEAVRAVLIAGFEELNYHRIEAAINLDNAPSIALAESIGMRKECIRCGFFYENEQWVDHLIYVAFPPDFGLNEKPPIETA; encoded by the coding sequence ATGGGCAAAACCTCTTGGAATCTGACTCTTTCAACCGAACGCTTGATTCTTCGTCCTCAACAACCCAACGCTTATGAAGCATGGTACGTAGGATTTACGGGTCGTTTGCCTAGTCAGCATAAATATGATGAAGGATTTGTCAATTTAGAGGGTTGTGATTCAAATTGGTTTGCGGGATTATGTCAGCGCCATCAACAACAAGCGATAACAGATCAGTCTTATATCTTTGCAATCTTTCTGCAAGAGACAGGACAACACTTAGGGCATGTTGACTTATCCACGATTCGACGAGAAGAGAATCAATGGGCAAATTTGGGATATGGGATTCACAATCAATATCACCGTCAAGGATTTGGTAAAGAAGCGGTTCGCGCTGTACTGATCGCTGGGTTTGAAGAATTAAATTATCATCGGATTGAAGCCGCGATTAATTTGGATAATGCACCGTCAATCGCACTTGCTGAAAGTATAGGAATGCGAAAGGAATGTATACGATGTGGCTTTTTTTATGAGAACGAGCAGTGGGTTGATCATTTGATCTACGTAGCTTTTCCACCTGACTTTGGCTTAAATGAGAAACCGCCCATTGAAACAGCATAA
- a CDS encoding response regulator produces MKILLVDDDEVLVERLTSDLVAQNYVVDTTTDGLMGWEYAQAAPYDLIVLDIDLPGLDGLSLCLRLRQTGYSGAILLLTGRSSSTDKVTGLNAGADDYLVKPYTLAELTARLRALLRRPTAVSSPILSWGRLQLDPNSGLVTVNGETVVLSPKEYGLLELLLRHPDRIFSNTVLLERLWSADDTPGEETIRTHIKRLRRKLKQAGVDNPIENVYSMGYRLRPAPSPASATAAPEADQARAEAARAAAIAAFDQFRPVVGDRLAALRRAATGLNTPPLAEDVLAAARAAAHKLAGSLGLFGFAEGSHLARQVEDWLQQPKVAQGADFVALVDQLEAQLGIEPAPRPKPRSTPLPLVPVVPQPGPPQPSAPRQRVLAIDDDPLILAQLQHLLPPWGLDVTPLNDPRQTWAALESNPPDLVLLDLEMPHLSGVALCRQLRQRERWQTLPILFLTACRDPAAVYELYQAGADDYLPKPILEPELVNRLFQRLERGRLLQTLAGTDPLTGLANRRKGTIEIDLLLHLAHRHCQPLSLVLLHLSPEPTLSEEADGNGIKDWMAALAAVLPTLTRRGDAIARWGAQEVLIAALAPAWDCPYRALGPPLAQGMPRLPSRPGHPTLQLGVATCPTDGHTLDRLYHEAAHRLTPLPQAASRD; encoded by the coding sequence ATGAAAATTCTTTTAGTCGATGACGATGAGGTCTTAGTCGAGCGCCTGACCAGTGATCTGGTGGCCCAAAACTACGTGGTAGACACCACCACCGACGGCCTCATGGGCTGGGAGTACGCCCAGGCAGCCCCCTACGATCTGATTGTCTTAGACATCGACCTGCCGGGGTTGGACGGACTGTCCCTCTGCCTGCGCCTGCGCCAGACGGGCTACAGCGGAGCAATCTTGCTGCTGACGGGGCGCAGCAGCAGCACCGACAAGGTGACGGGGCTAAACGCCGGGGCCGACGACTACCTGGTTAAGCCCTACACCCTGGCCGAACTCACCGCCCGCCTGCGAGCCCTGCTGCGCCGCCCAACTGCGGTGAGTAGCCCTATCCTGAGCTGGGGGCGACTTCAGCTCGACCCCAACAGCGGCCTGGTGACGGTAAACGGCGAGACAGTGGTGCTCTCCCCCAAGGAATACGGTCTGCTCGAACTGCTGCTGCGACACCCCGACCGCATTTTTAGCAACACCGTACTGCTGGAGCGGCTGTGGAGTGCCGACGATACCCCCGGGGAAGAGACTATTCGCACCCACATCAAGCGGCTGCGGCGCAAGCTCAAGCAGGCTGGAGTTGACAACCCGATCGAAAATGTCTACAGCATGGGCTACCGCCTGCGCCCGGCACCGTCCCCGGCATCGGCGACCGCCGCTCCCGAGGCCGACCAGGCGCGGGCAGAGGCGGCGCGGGCGGCGGCGATCGCCGCCTTCGACCAGTTTCGCCCCGTAGTTGGCGATCGCCTGGCGGCCCTGCGCCGGGCGGCTACCGGCCTAAACACCCCGCCCCTGGCGGAGGATGTTCTGGCGGCGGCGCGGGCGGCGGCCCACAAACTGGCCGGTTCCCTGGGGCTGTTTGGCTTTGCCGAGGGGTCACACCTGGCCCGCCAGGTGGAAGACTGGTTACAGCAGCCCAAGGTCGCCCAGGGAGCCGACTTTGTCGCCCTGGTTGACCAGCTCGAAGCCCAGCTGGGCATAGAGCCAGCGCCCCGGCCAAAACCCCGCTCAACGCCGTTGCCCCTGGTGCCGGTGGTTCCCCAGCCCGGCCCCCCTCAGCCCAGCGCCCCCCGCCAGCGAGTGCTGGCCATCGACGACGACCCGCTAATTTTGGCCCAGCTCCAGCATTTGCTGCCCCCCTGGGGCCTCGATGTCACCCCCCTCAACGACCCGCGCCAGACCTGGGCCGCCCTGGAGAGCAATCCTCCCGATCTGGTGCTGCTCGATCTGGAAATGCCCCACCTGTCTGGCGTAGCCCTTTGCCGTCAGCTGCGCCAGCGGGAGCGCTGGCAAACCCTGCCGATTTTGTTTCTCACCGCCTGCCGCGACCCCGCCGCCGTCTACGAGCTCTACCAGGCCGGGGCCGATGACTATCTGCCCAAGCCCATTCTGGAGCCGGAGTTGGTCAACCGCCTGTTTCAGCGGCTGGAGCGAGGGCGGCTGCTGCAAACCCTGGCGGGTACCGACCCCCTCACCGGCCTGGCCAACCGCCGCAAGGGCACCATTGAGATCGACCTGCTGCTGCACCTGGCCCACCGCCACTGCCAGCCCCTCAGCCTGGTGCTGCTGCACCTCAGCCCTGAGCCGACGCTCTCCGAGGAGGCCGACGGGAACGGGATCAAAGACTGGATGGCAGCCCTGGCGGCGGTGCTGCCGACTCTGACGCGCCGGGGCGATGCGATCGCCCGCTGGGGAGCCCAGGAGGTTTTGATCGCAGCGCTCGCCCCCGCCTGGGATTGCCCCTACAGGGCCCTGGGGCCACCCCTGGCGCAAGGAATGCCCAGGCTGCCCTCCCGTCCAGGGCACCCGACGCTACAGCTGGGGGTGGCCACCTGCCCGACCGATGGCCATACCCTAGACCGCCTGTACCACGAGGCCGCTCACCGCCTGACTCCCCTGCCCCAGGCGGCTTCCCGCGACTAG
- a CDS encoding bifunctional diguanylate cyclase/phosphodiesterase, with translation MAYFDPARPSETLCAIADCSTPPFDDISLLICHELRTPLASIQGALKLLGYQQSGSLSDDGQKLLTIAINNADRLTRLANALEHQPTPLMTLLSSAELERLQLENDLHQAMEQGAFYLAYQPIVAMEHSCIVGVEALARWRHSQRGDISPEVFIPLAEKAGLIDTLGLFFLDQACQQLRQWQLQFPAAALSVSVNLSAVQLRHPQLVERVSETVKRHHIAPSSLKLEVTESALIENKELALAALVELRQLGIQLYIDDFGTGYSSLGRLQDLPFDTLKIDRSFIRNKNWAMSEAIFMLAERLQLDVIVEGVETLADLTVLRELGYNKMQGYYFSQPIDSVEVAYLLMRQALEGRLSFAPERSPVA, from the coding sequence ATGGCCTATTTCGACCCTGCCCGGCCCAGTGAGACCCTGTGTGCTATTGCCGACTGTTCAACCCCCCCCTTCGACGACATCTCGCTGCTGATCTGCCACGAGCTGCGCACCCCCCTCGCCTCAATTCAGGGGGCGCTCAAACTGCTGGGGTATCAGCAGTCGGGATCGCTGTCTGACGACGGGCAAAAGCTCTTGACTATTGCCATCAACAACGCCGACCGCCTCACCCGTCTGGCCAATGCCCTGGAGCACCAGCCCACCCCGCTGATGACCCTGCTGTCTAGTGCTGAGCTAGAGCGACTTCAGCTTGAAAATGACCTCCACCAGGCCATGGAGCAGGGGGCCTTTTACCTCGCCTACCAGCCCATCGTGGCGATGGAGCACAGCTGCATTGTGGGCGTTGAGGCCCTGGCCCGGTGGCGGCACAGCCAGCGGGGCGACATCTCGCCGGAGGTGTTTATTCCCCTGGCGGAAAAGGCGGGGCTGATCGACACCCTGGGGCTGTTTTTCCTCGATCAGGCCTGTCAGCAGCTGCGCCAGTGGCAGCTTCAGTTTCCGGCGGCGGCCCTCAGCGTCAGCGTCAACCTCTCGGCGGTGCAGCTGCGCCATCCTCAACTGGTCGAGCGGGTCAGCGAGACGGTGAAGCGCCACCACATTGCCCCCTCCAGCCTCAAGCTTGAAGTTACCGAGAGCGCGCTGATCGAGAACAAAGAGCTGGCTCTGGCGGCCCTGGTCGAACTGCGGCAGCTGGGCATACAGCTGTACATCGACGATTTTGGCACGGGCTATTCTTCCCTCGGTCGGCTCCAGGATCTCCCCTTCGACACCCTCAAAATCGATCGCTCGTTTATTCGCAACAAAAATTGGGCCATGAGCGAGGCCATTTTTATGCTGGCCGAACGGCTGCAGCTCGATGTGATTGTCGAAGGGGTGGAAACCCTGGCTGACCTGACGGTGCTAAGAGAGCTGGGCTACAACAAAATGCAGGGCTACTACTTCTCTCAGCCCATCGACAGCGTGGAAGTTGCCTATCTGCTAATGCGCCAGGCTCTAGAGGGGCGGCTGTCCTTTGCCCCTGAGCGATCGCCCGTGGCCTAG
- a CDS encoding NAD(P)-dependent alcohol dehydrogenase — MPTTVLGYAAQSPKDDLAPYRFTRRDLRPDDVAIDILYCGVCHSDLHTARNDWGGTTYPVVPGHEIIGRVVSVGAEVTRFKAGDLVGVGCMVDSCRRCAPCHQGLEQYCEEFPTLTYDGRDRQDQTPTFGGYSQTIVVSDGFVLSIPAGLDPKGAAPLLCAGITTWSPLHHWQVGEGSRVAVVGLGGLGHMALKLAKGLGAEVTLFTRSPGKEDDARRLGADLIVISTDEAQMAAVENQFDLIIDTVPTEHDLNPYVPTLALDGTLVLVGLLGNLVPTLNTVPLIMGRKSVAGSLIGGIAETQAMLDFCGEHGITSDIEVIGIQDINTAYERMLKSDVKYRFVIDMASLRDG, encoded by the coding sequence ATGCCCACGACTGTACTTGGCTACGCCGCCCAGTCTCCTAAGGACGATCTGGCCCCCTATCGCTTTACGCGTCGCGATCTGCGCCCTGACGATGTGGCCATTGACATTCTCTACTGTGGCGTCTGTCACTCCGATTTACACACGGCCCGCAACGACTGGGGCGGGACTACCTACCCGGTGGTGCCTGGCCACGAGATCATCGGTCGTGTAGTCAGTGTAGGGGCAGAGGTGACGCGCTTTAAGGCGGGTGATCTGGTTGGGGTTGGCTGTATGGTCGATTCTTGTCGGCGCTGCGCGCCCTGCCACCAGGGCCTAGAGCAGTACTGCGAGGAGTTTCCTACCCTGACCTACGACGGTCGCGATCGCCAGGATCAAACGCCTACCTTTGGCGGCTACTCCCAAACCATTGTTGTATCGGATGGGTTTGTGCTCAGCATTCCCGCCGGACTCGACCCCAAAGGGGCCGCCCCGCTGCTGTGCGCCGGAATTACCACCTGGTCGCCCCTGCACCACTGGCAGGTGGGCGAGGGCAGCCGGGTGGCGGTGGTCGGCCTCGGCGGGTTGGGGCACATGGCGCTGAAACTGGCCAAGGGGCTGGGCGCGGAGGTGACGCTGTTCACCCGCTCCCCCGGCAAAGAAGACGATGCCCGGCGGTTGGGGGCAGACCTCATTGTGATCTCCACCGACGAGGCGCAAATGGCCGCCGTAGAAAACCAGTTTGACCTGATTATCGATACCGTGCCGACCGAGCACGATCTCAACCCCTACGTGCCCACGCTGGCGCTTGACGGCACGCTGGTGCTGGTTGGGTTGCTGGGCAATCTGGTGCCTACTTTGAACACGGTACCGCTTATTATGGGGCGTAAATCGGTGGCGGGTTCGCTGATTGGCGGCATTGCCGAGACCCAGGCAATGCTCGATTTTTGTGGCGAGCACGGCATCACCTCAGACATTGAGGTGATTGGTATTCAAGATATCAATACAGCCTATGAGCGGATGCTAAAAAGCGATGTGAAATATCGCTTTGTGATCGACATGGCTTCCCTCAGGGATGGATAG
- a CDS encoding trimeric intracellular cation channel family protein: MQIMYFADLLGTFAFCVTGIMGGIHHRIDVVGAFFLALATAMGGGIIRDMVLGVKSSTFNDPYHLATVFIGVIFTYLFINKITNRYQLFIYLDALGLAVFTIIGVEKAILLEVHFLGAILAGTLTATGGGIIRDALVGEIPFIFHREIYAASSLLGGTFFYFAYEFSSLPSFLNIVLPSILIFGVRLWGYENNIQMPRFRR, from the coding sequence ATGCAGATAATGTACTTTGCTGATTTGCTCGGAACCTTTGCCTTTTGCGTAACCGGCATCATGGGGGGGATTCACCATCGCATTGACGTGGTGGGGGCCTTTTTTTTGGCCCTTGCCACCGCAATGGGGGGTGGCATCATCAGAGACATGGTGTTAGGCGTGAAATCCAGCACATTTAACGATCCATATCATCTAGCCACAGTTTTCATTGGCGTTATTTTTACTTACTTGTTTATCAATAAAATAACAAATAGATATCAGCTGTTTATCTATCTTGATGCGCTAGGACTGGCTGTTTTCACCATAATCGGCGTAGAGAAAGCTATTTTACTCGAAGTTCATTTTCTAGGAGCCATCCTTGCGGGCACGCTGACGGCGACAGGAGGAGGAATAATTAGGGATGCTTTAGTCGGTGAAATTCCCTTCATCTTCCACCGGGAGATATATGCGGCTTCATCGTTACTGGGAGGGACATTTTTTTACTTTGCCTACGAGTTCAGTTCGCTACCTTCTTTTCTTAACATTGTTTTGCCTTCTATTTTAATTTTTGGAGTTCGTTTATGGGGATACGAAAACAATATCCAAATGCCACGCTTTCGTCGATAA
- a CDS encoding response regulator, whose product MLPPDHVPAGETLLIVDDSLENLRFLAKTLKGQGYGVRCARSGTMALMAVNTTQPDLILLDIRMPEMDGYEVCQRLKANPSTQAIPIIFLSALDEALDKVKAFGLGAADYLSKPFQIEELLARVANQLTIRRLHRQMVAQNQQLQQEICDRGQAEANLQQVTARLATLIEHLQVGVILETQAGEVVMVNQPCCDLFRLALPATALVGADTQSFAQDTASLWVDPTAFSQRLAALRLAQQPVVAEELVLADGRILERDYVPLGGDRGGSGHLWQYRDITARRQAERILLQNSQALNHFSQSLKQLHRLSLTRFDSFAALLNDYLATGCQVLGFAGGLVGKVEGSDYVAIAMATPLPGLEPELRCSLDDTFCGMAIHAQSTVGFTHVSTRPELRQHPLYQALHIESYLGTPIAVEGEIYGSLCFFDTTPRPQGFKQHEKEIIELMAQSIGKVISADRLEQQRQRARARLQQSEERWQLAIQGSNAGIYDLDFRTQTAFFSERYRALLGYTDQPCDRERLSDDDLRWESRIHPDDYDRVMAIHHAYLIQRTLPTYEVEYRLRCRDQSYKWVISHGQALWDDQGLPIRLVGSTGDISERRQLEAERSRAEAALRQSEEKFRQLAEYIDSVFWIYDLQPRRFSYVSPAYESIWGRRRDDLYAHPAAWLPAVHPDDRHRVTRRLPRHQTPAALAYFTYDEEFRVVRPQGPPAWVRVRAFPIRNDQGEVYRLVGVAEDLTQVKRQEESLRLIVEGTAAKTGRDFFESLVRYLADILQVRHAIVTQRLPHDPGRVSTLAFWRAGQLGDRLEYDLAGTPCERVLAGDVVYVPQRVQAIYPGDRELLELGATSFLGIPMLDTASGVIGHLAVIDDKPMVDDHTRELILRIFAARAAAELERQQAEDALRLARETADAANQAKSTFLANMSHELRTPLNTIIGFAQLMTRDGHLETQAQDYLEIISRSGEHLLALINDVLEMSKIEAGRISLHVTTFDLSYLLTSLEAMLTLQAEAKGLSLSFDCDPALPTFIATDEGKLRQVLINLLGNAIKFTQAGQVMLRVRCQPPPSPETASSEASALLEFAVVDTGPGIAPEEVSRLFEPFTQSATARQWSETGLGRSHQGSGLGLPISQQFVQLMGGELTLETGLNQGSTFTFVLPVQRFERSAVFPAPDPTPIVGLGSGQWRLLVVEDHPANRYLLVRLLTSAGFEVQAAEDGHAAVALAQSWCPHLIWMDIRMPGLDGYAATGQIRALQLDPRPVIIALTASPFEEERAKILAAGCDDFVRKPFQLQMLLQTIAAYLPVDYRYADQVEPDSGAPRHPEESGPQPTPVDPAELRLWLQTMPLEWQQALAEAAIAGSDDRLVTLLNQLPDAPASVTQTLNGWARDFEFARILACLSPG is encoded by the coding sequence ATGCTCCCCCCTGACCACGTTCCTGCTGGCGAAACCCTGCTGATCGTCGATGACTCTTTAGAAAACCTGAGATTTTTGGCTAAAACTCTCAAAGGCCAGGGCTACGGGGTGCGGTGCGCCCGCAGCGGAACCATGGCGCTGATGGCGGTCAACACCACCCAGCCCGACCTGATTCTGCTGGATATTCGCATGCCGGAGATGGACGGCTATGAGGTCTGCCAGCGGCTAAAGGCCAACCCCAGCACCCAGGCGATTCCAATCATTTTTCTCAGCGCCCTCGACGAGGCCCTCGACAAGGTAAAAGCCTTTGGCCTGGGAGCCGCCGACTACCTGAGCAAACCCTTCCAGATTGAGGAACTGCTGGCTCGGGTGGCCAACCAGCTGACGATTCGGCGGCTGCACCGGCAGATGGTGGCCCAAAACCAGCAGCTCCAGCAGGAAATCTGCGATCGCGGCCAGGCCGAAGCCAATCTTCAGCAGGTGACGGCGCGGCTGGCCACGCTGATCGAGCACCTCCAGGTCGGGGTGATTTTAGAGACCCAGGCCGGGGAGGTGGTGATGGTCAACCAGCCCTGCTGCGACCTGTTTCGCCTGGCGCTGCCCGCCACCGCTCTAGTGGGGGCCGACACCCAGTCCTTTGCCCAGGACACCGCCAGCCTCTGGGTTGACCCGACGGCCTTTAGCCAGCGCCTGGCGGCCCTGCGCCTGGCCCAGCAGCCGGTGGTTGCCGAAGAACTTGTGCTGGCCGATGGCCGGATTCTGGAGCGCGACTACGTGCCCTTGGGGGGCGATCGCGGCGGGTCGGGCCACCTCTGGCAGTACCGCGACATCACCGCCCGCCGCCAGGCCGAGCGCATCTTGCTGCAAAACTCCCAGGCGCTCAACCACTTTAGCCAGAGTCTCAAACAGCTGCACCGCCTCAGCCTGACGCGATTTGACAGCTTCGCCGCTCTGCTCAACGACTACCTCGCCACCGGCTGTCAGGTGCTGGGGTTTGCCGGTGGACTGGTGGGCAAAGTCGAGGGTTCCGACTATGTTGCCATTGCTATGGCAACCCCCCTGCCGGGGCTGGAACCGGAGCTGCGCTGCTCCCTGGACGACACCTTCTGCGGTATGGCGATTCACGCGCAGAGCACCGTGGGGTTTACCCACGTGAGCACCCGGCCCGAGCTGCGCCAGCACCCCCTGTACCAGGCGCTGCACATCGAGTCGTACCTGGGCACCCCGATCGCCGTCGAGGGCGAGATCTACGGCAGCCTGTGCTTTTTTGACACCACGCCGCGCCCCCAGGGGTTTAAGCAGCACGAAAAAGAAATCATTGAGCTGATGGCCCAGAGCATTGGCAAGGTGATCAGTGCCGATCGACTGGAGCAGCAGCGGCAGCGGGCTCGGGCCAGACTCCAGCAGAGCGAAGAGCGCTGGCAGCTGGCCATTCAGGGCAGCAACGCCGGCATCTACGACCTCGACTTTCGCACCCAGACGGCGTTTTTTTCGGAGCGCTACCGGGCGCTGCTGGGCTACACCGACCAGCCCTGCGATCGAGAACGGCTCAGCGACGACGACCTGCGCTGGGAGTCGCGCATTCACCCCGACGACTACGATCGCGTCATGGCGATTCACCACGCCTACCTGATTCAGCGCACCCTGCCCACCTACGAAGTCGAGTACCGACTGCGCTGCCGCGACCAAAGCTACAAGTGGGTGATCTCCCACGGCCAGGCCCTGTGGGATGACCAGGGCCTGCCGATTCGCCTGGTGGGCTCAACCGGCGACATCAGCGAGCGCAGGCAGCTGGAGGCCGAACGCAGCCGGGCCGAGGCCGCCCTGCGGCAGAGCGAGGAAAAATTTCGCCAGCTGGCCGAATACATCGACAGCGTCTTCTGGATCTACGACCTCCAGCCGCGCCGGTTTAGCTACGTGTCGCCGGCCTACGAGAGCATCTGGGGGCGGCGGCGCGACGACCTCTACGCCCACCCCGCCGCCTGGCTGCCCGCGGTACACCCCGACGATCGCCATCGGGTGACCCGCCGTCTGCCCCGCCACCAGACCCCCGCCGCCCTGGCCTACTTCACCTACGACGAAGAGTTTCGCGTGGTGCGGCCCCAGGGGCCACCGGCCTGGGTGCGGGTGCGAGCCTTCCCCATTCGCAACGACCAGGGGGAGGTCTACCGACTGGTGGGGGTAGCCGAAGATCTCACCCAGGTGAAGCGTCAGGAAGAGTCCCTGCGGCTGATTGTCGAAGGCACCGCCGCCAAGACGGGCCGCGATTTTTTTGAATCGCTAGTGCGCTACCTGGCCGATATTTTGCAGGTGCGCCACGCCATCGTCACCCAGCGGCTGCCCCATGACCCCGGTCGAGTGAGCACCCTGGCCTTTTGGCGGGCCGGGCAGCTGGGCGATCGCCTCGAGTACGACCTGGCGGGCACCCCCTGCGAACGGGTGCTGGCCGGGGATGTGGTCTACGTGCCCCAGCGAGTGCAGGCGATCTATCCCGGCGATCGGGAGTTGCTGGAGCTGGGGGCCACCAGTTTCCTGGGCATTCCCATGCTAGACACGGCCTCTGGGGTGATTGGCCACCTGGCGGTGATCGACGACAAGCCCATGGTTGACGACCACACCCGCGAGCTAATTTTGCGCATCTTTGCGGCCCGGGCGGCAGCAGAACTGGAGCGCCAGCAGGCCGAAGACGCCCTGCGTCTGGCCCGCGAAACTGCCGATGCCGCCAACCAGGCCAAGAGCACCTTTTTGGCCAACATGAGCCACGAGCTGCGCACCCCTCTCAACACCATCATCGGCTTTGCCCAGCTCATGACCCGTGACGGCCATCTAGAAACCCAGGCCCAAGACTACCTGGAAATTATCAGCCGCAGCGGTGAGCATCTGCTGGCGCTAATCAACGACGTGCTAGAGATGTCGAAGATTGAAGCGGGACGCATTTCGCTGCACGTCACCACTTTTGATCTGTCGTACCTGCTGACCAGCCTTGAGGCCATGCTCACCCTCCAGGCCGAGGCCAAGGGGCTCAGCCTCAGCTTCGACTGCGACCCGGCGCTGCCCACCTTTATTGCCACCGATGAGGGCAAACTGCGCCAGGTGCTGATCAACCTGCTGGGCAACGCCATCAAGTTTACCCAGGCGGGGCAAGTGATGCTGCGGGTGCGGTGTCAGCCACCGCCTAGCCCCGAGACCGCCAGCTCCGAGGCCAGCGCTCTACTGGAGTTTGCCGTGGTAGACACCGGCCCCGGCATTGCCCCGGAGGAGGTGAGTCGCCTGTTTGAGCCCTTTACTCAGAGTGCGACCGCCCGGCAGTGGTCGGAAACCGGTCTGGGGCGATCGCACCAGGGCAGCGGCCTGGGGCTGCCCATCAGCCAGCAGTTTGTACAGCTGATGGGGGGAGAACTCACCCTGGAGACCGGCCTCAACCAGGGCTCGACCTTTACCTTTGTGCTGCCCGTGCAGCGGTTTGAGCGCTCAGCGGTGTTTCCGGCCCCCGACCCCACCCCCATCGTGGGGCTGGGGTCGGGGCAGTGGCGGCTGCTCGTCGTCGAAGACCACCCCGCCAATCGCTACCTGCTGGTGCGGCTGCTCACCTCTGCCGGGTTTGAGGTACAGGCCGCCGAGGATGGCCACGCCGCCGTGGCCCTGGCCCAGAGCTGGTGCCCGCACCTGATCTGGATGGACATTCGTATGCCGGGCCTCGATGGCTACGCCGCCACTGGCCAAATTAGGGCTCTACAGCTTGACCCCAGGCCGGTGATCATTGCCCTTACCGCCAGCCCGTTTGAAGAAGAGCGAGCTAAAATCTTAGCCGCCGGGTGCGACGACTTCGTGCGTAAGCCCTTTCAGCTGCAGATGCTGCTGCAGACGATCGCCGCCTACCTGCCGGTAGACTATCGCTACGCCGACCAGGTCGAGCCTGATTCCGGTGCCCCTCGCCACCCTGAGGAGTCTGGCCCACAGCCAACCCCCGTCGATCCGGCGGAGCTTCGCCTGTGGCTGCAGACCATGCCCCTCGAATGGCAGCAAGCCCTGGCCGAGGCGGCCATCGCTGGCTCCGACGATCGCCTGGTGACGCTACTCAACCAGCTGCCCGACGCCCCGGCCAGCGTGACTCAAACTCTAAACGGCTGGGCCAGAGACTTTGAGTTTGCCCGCATTTTGGCCTGCCTATCCCCAGGGTAG
- a CDS encoding response regulator, translating to MTARRILIIDDEADVREIAKVSLEITKNWEVTTAASGEEGAALAATYHPDAILLDVVMPQVDGLATLVKLGENTQTCHIPVILLTATLRLATQQSFVAAGARAVLVKPFDPGLLGGQIETALGWQ from the coding sequence ATGACTGCCAGACGCATTTTGATTATCGATGACGAAGCCGACGTGCGCGAGATTGCCAAGGTCAGCCTAGAGATCACCAAAAACTGGGAGGTCACCACCGCCGCCTCGGGGGAGGAGGGGGCGGCTCTGGCGGCCACCTACCACCCCGACGCCATTCTGCTCGATGTGGTCATGCCCCAGGTGGACGGCCTCGCCACCCTGGTAAAACTCGGTGAGAATACGCAGACCTGCCACATTCCGGTCATTTTGCTCACGGCCACTCTGCGGTTGGCCACCCAGCAGTCCTTTGTGGCGGCGGGGGCACGGGCGGTACTGGTCAAGCCCTTTGACCCCGGTCTGCTGGGCGGACAAATTGAGACGGCTCTGGGGTGGCAGTAG